CCCAGCAATAGCGAGTGCCAACGTTGTCCTCTTGCCAAACGTAGCGATTCCTTTTGTAGACATTTTCCTTCCCCCAGTTGATGTTGTTGCTTTTTTATAAATATTGATTTTTTAATTAAAGCTTATTTATCTTATAAATATAGCAATTAAGATTAAATATCAACCTTTTCTTAACAAATTGGCGTCAATTTACGTTGTATTTTTTTCACGATTATTGACTATTGAAAAAGGTAGTTCGACATTTAGTCTTTGCTTTTTAATAATAAGGTTATGTTTTTATTTTTGTTTTTTTGATACTTCTGCAACGTGATTATTGTAAAAGGCTTATTTTTTTATCATTTGTTATTAACCCTACGAATGAAAATAAACAGCCCGGTATCGACAGTTTTTTTTCAAAACGGTAAGCCTTTTTGGTGGTTAAAAAGCTAGTTTTTGGGTTTTTTCATGTCCCAAGACATACCTGTTGCATAGCGATGTGCAAAACCATTCCAAGCCGGTGTTGGGTTTCCTTGTGCATCCTGCTCGTTAGATTGACCGTTTAAGTTCAAGTAAGCACATTTATCTTGTTGATTTTTAACGTGGCAATCCATCATGGCTAATGCAAAGTGCTTATTGATGGTATTTAATTGGACATTGCTCCATGAAGGTTCAAAGTAATGGCCTAGATCAATTTCATTTTTGTAAGCTACTTGTGGGGCTGGATGTGGTGCAATGTTGTGGCGAGCATTGTGGTAAGTAAGCATATAGGTATGGTCAGCACCTGTTTGTTGATATAAAGACTGAATACCTTTATACCCAGAAATATCATCAAGATCTCCAGAGACAAATAATGTCGGCGTGGTGATGCTGGCAAGTGATTCCGCATTAAAGAGTTGATAGTTTCCGCCCCATGGCGCCATGGCAATCATTGCCTTCCATTTAGGATCTACTTTGGCTGGTGCGGTTTGACCACCTGCGCAGGTATTCAGTAATGCTATAGCACCATTAATTACATTAGTGTCTTTGCTGCCAGTAAACGTCGCTGCGGTTTGCTGATTAAATTGATAACAGCCGCCAACCGTGTTTACTGCCCCGTATCCGCCCATCGAATAGCCCACTAAACCAGCACGTTTTTTATCGATAATATTGCTGACAAAATTGTCGGTATTGGTAAAGTAATCTAGAGCAAATTGTTGATCTCGAGAACGATTGAGTAAGGTGCTGAAAAAACCGCTGAATGGCGCATTAACTATGTCCACTTCTGCATTTGTTGAGTCGGTGTGGTCTAGAGCAGCGACAATATAGCCGTGTGATGCTAAATGTTCAGCAAGGTAAAACATGATCGTGCGGTAGCCGGTGTAACCATGCGATAGCACAACGAGTGGAAACGGTTGACCTGTTAAGTTATTCACTTCTGCGTCACGAGTGGCATTACCTTGTAATGCAAACGGCAAACCTAAGCGTGTTTCGTTAAGGTAAACGGCTTTAGGGGTAATATTGGTTGTTTTGTTGGTGGGATACCAGACTTCAACGGTGAGTTTTCTATCTTCTACACTCTGGGTTCCAGGGTTGAATTGTTTTTTATTGACTAAGTTAATTGTTTTCACACCTACTTGATAAAGACCCACTTGAGCCAGTTCAGGCATAGCATCTTTTGGCAGTACAGCGGGATAAAGTTGCTCTGGCTGTGGCGTTGTTTGTGCTGTAGTGGTTGGTTGTGTGTCTGTGGCATGAGCGACTGAGCTACCTAACCATAATAATGCTGCACAGGTGAGCGATTTTTTAAACATATCTATGCTGTCCTTTTCTATAGTGCATGTCTTAAAACATGTGAATCAAGATGTCATCTTATTTATAGGCGCAGTAATACGCCCATTTCGTGGCTTAATTAATTCAATCTAGTGGAACACTTGTACCGTCAATCCATCACCAGCAGTGCATACATATATGTCTGCATACAAATTAAATTGGCTAAAATAGTGTTGTTCAACCGCTTGTTTAATTGCAGCAACATCTTCATTGCGGCATAAACACACAATAGCTCCCCCAAAACCACCACCTGTCATTCTAACGGCACCTCTTTCCCCCAGTGCTTGCTGACAAATTTGCACTAAACCATCAGTGGCTGGCACAGTGACTTCAAAGTCATGCTTTAAAGACTGGTGCGATGCGGTCATTAATATCCGCAGTTGTTCTATGTCGTTATTCGTTAATGCTAGAGTTGCTGCGATGACACGATCATTTTCAGTAATAACATGATGGGCACGTGCAAACTCATTTGCGCTCATTTCTGTTTTGGTTTGCATTAGCAAATCAATATTGGCATCACGCAGAGTCGTCAGGCCCATTTTTTTGGCAGCTTGTTCGCAATCGATACGACGTTGATTGTATTCACTGTCAACCAGTTTTCTTGGGTAGTTTGAGTTAACAATCACAATTGATAGGTCACTCGGGATGGTGACTGATGTTGTGTGTAAATTTTGGCAGTCGATTAACAGTGCTTGATTTTTCTGGCCCTTAGCTGAGATAAGCTGATCCATAATGCCGCACTGACAATCCATAAAGTCATTTTCAGCTTCTTGGCCAAACAAAGCGATTTGCTCTTCGGTCAAGTTAAGCTTACAAATATGATTAAACATACCTGCTATTGCAACTTCTAGGGCGGCCGATGATGACAGTCCGCTACCTTGTGGTACGTTACTTTCAATCAATAAATCGACACCGCTAAGCTGGTGGCCTGCACGAGTCAGTACAAATGCCACTGCGCGTATATAGTTGCCCCATTGTGACTGACCAGCATTAATGGGTTGATTTACGCTGAAGCTTTCTTTTTCGTTAGGGTACATGGTAGATAACACGTTAACCGTGTTGTCGTCACGAACACGATAAAGCACTTGGGTACGGAATGTTAATGCGCACGGAAGTACATAACCTTGGTTGTAATCGGTAAATTCACCGATTAAATTTACACGACCGGGGGCACTCACAACACCTTGAGAGTCAGAT
The Shewanella vesiculosa DNA segment above includes these coding regions:
- a CDS encoding acetylhydrolase, producing MFKKSLTCAALLWLGSSVAHATDTQPTTTAQTTPQPEQLYPAVLPKDAMPELAQVGLYQVGVKTINLVNKKQFNPGTQSVEDRKLTVEVWYPTNKTTNITPKAVYLNETRLGLPFALQGNATRDAEVNNLTGQPFPLVVLSHGYTGYRTIMFYLAEHLASHGYIVAALDHTDSTNAEVDIVNAPFSGFFSTLLNRSRDQQFALDYFTNTDNFVSNIIDKKRAGLVGYSMGGYGAVNTVGGCYQFNQQTAATFTGSKDTNVINGAIALLNTCAGGQTAPAKVDPKWKAMIAMAPWGGNYQLFNAESLASITTPTLFVSGDLDDISGYKGIQSLYQQTGADHTYMLTYHNARHNIAPHPAPQVAYKNEIDLGHYFEPSWSNVQLNTINKHFALAMMDCHVKNQQDKCAYLNLNGQSNEQDAQGNPTPAWNGFAHRYATGMSWDMKKPKN
- the galK gene encoding galactokinase yields the protein MTNNALQELFTQQFGSDSQGVVSAPGRVNLIGEFTDYNQGYVLPCALTFRTQVLYRVRDDNTVNVLSTMYPNEKESFSVNQPINAGQSQWGNYIRAVAFVLTRAGHQLSGVDLLIESNVPQGSGLSSSAALEVAIAGMFNHICKLNLTEEQIALFGQEAENDFMDCQCGIMDQLISAKGQKNQALLIDCQNLHTTSVTIPSDLSIVIVNSNYPRKLVDSEYNQRRIDCEQAAKKMGLTTLRDANIDLLMQTKTEMSANEFARAHHVITENDRVIAATLALTNNDIEQLRILMTASHQSLKHDFEVTVPATDGLVQICQQALGERGAVRMTGGGFGGAIVCLCRNEDVAAIKQAVEQHYFSQFNLYADIYVCTAGDGLTVQVFH